One window of the Nocardia huaxiensis genome contains the following:
- the rpmG gene encoding 50S ribosomal protein L33, whose protein sequence is MAAKSTDIRPKITLACEQCKHRNYITKKNRRNDPDRLELKKFCPNCGTHRAHRESR, encoded by the coding sequence GTGGCCGCGAAGTCCACTGATATCCGGCCAAAGATCACCTTGGCCTGCGAGCAGTGCAAGCACCGCAACTACATCACCAAGAAGAACCGGCGTAACGACCCGGACCGCCTGGAGCTGAAGAAGTTCTGCCCCAACTGCGGTACCCACCGGGCGCACCGGGAATCTCGCTAA
- a CDS encoding fused (3R)-hydroxyacyl-ACP dehydratase subunits HadA/HadB, with translation MAELGEVFDPAAHAAAMVGHHYRVDDYYEVGREKVREYARAVQDYHPVHWDEDVAQEYGYDGLVAPLTFISLVGILAQRTLFEQIVTGYDLSQIMQTDQILEFHRPIKAGDQLSCIVYLHSFRQAFGGDIIVTKNDVVAQNDELVLTTYTTLIGRSGGDIDPNIGDAVRNVLMHGIGPDERPEHHPRTDGAAVESPALATVPVPVQATAGAIVASKHAIRFEDVTVGAELPSRVVRLTRGDLVNYAGVSGDANPIHWSDDVVKLVGLENVVAHGMLTMGLGGGFVTSWLGDPGAVKEYNVRFTSPVYVPVDRPAEIEYTGKVKSVDPETRTAVVAIVAKSEGRKIFGRATATVQLA, from the coding sequence ATGGCCGAATTGGGCGAGGTTTTCGATCCCGCCGCACATGCCGCTGCCATGGTCGGTCATCACTACCGCGTCGACGACTACTACGAGGTCGGCCGCGAGAAGGTCCGTGAATACGCCCGGGCCGTGCAGGACTACCACCCCGTGCACTGGGACGAGGACGTCGCCCAGGAGTACGGCTACGACGGCCTCGTCGCGCCGCTCACCTTCATCTCGCTGGTCGGAATCCTGGCCCAGCGCACGCTGTTCGAGCAGATCGTCACGGGTTACGACCTGAGCCAGATCATGCAGACCGATCAGATCCTGGAGTTCCACCGGCCCATCAAGGCCGGCGACCAGCTCTCCTGCATCGTGTACCTGCACTCGTTCCGCCAGGCCTTCGGCGGCGACATCATCGTCACCAAGAACGACGTGGTCGCGCAGAACGATGAGCTCGTGCTCACCACCTACACCACCCTCATCGGCCGCAGCGGCGGTGACATCGACCCCAATATCGGTGACGCCGTGCGCAATGTGCTCATGCACGGCATCGGCCCGGACGAGCGCCCCGAGCACCACCCGCGCACCGACGGCGCCGCCGTCGAGTCGCCGGCCCTCGCAACGGTTCCCGTCCCGGTGCAGGCCACCGCGGGCGCCATCGTGGCGAGCAAGCACGCCATCCGCTTCGAGGACGTGACCGTCGGCGCCGAATTGCCTTCGCGCGTGGTGCGTCTCACCCGCGGCGATCTGGTGAACTACGCCGGCGTCTCCGGCGACGCCAATCCGATCCACTGGAGCGACGATGTCGTGAAACTGGTCGGCCTGGAAAACGTTGTGGCACACGGCATGCTGACCATGGGCCTGGGCGGCGGCTTCGTCACCTCCTGGCTCGGCGACCCGGGTGCGGTCAAGGAGTACAACGTCCGCTTCACCAGCCCGGTCTACGTGCCGGTGGACCGGCCCGCGGAGATCGAATACACCGGCAAGGTGAAGTCCGTGGACCCGGAAACCCGCACCGCCGTGGTGGCCATCGTGGCGAAATCGGAGGGCCGCAAGATCTTCGGCCGCGCCACCGCGACGGTGCAGTTGGCCTGA
- the secE gene encoding preprotein translocase subunit SecE gives MSDERDTRHEDGEDTAAARPSGKRSARRGRAASSSSAAVIDRPSTQVKATKQSGKAGRSGTGNPFKRLVKFLKEVISELRKVIWPNRKQMVTYTSVVLVFVIFMVAFISGLDLAFIKGVNWLFG, from the coding sequence GTGAGCGACGAGCGGGATACTCGCCACGAAGATGGCGAAGACACCGCTGCGGCACGTCCGAGCGGTAAGCGTTCCGCCCGGCGTGGTCGCGCAGCGTCCTCGTCCTCGGCGGCGGTCATCGACCGTCCCTCGACGCAGGTCAAGGCAACCAAGCAGTCCGGCAAGGCCGGTCGTAGCGGTACGGGCAATCCGTTCAAGCGCCTGGTGAAGTTCCTCAAGGAAGTCATTTCCGAGCTTCGCAAGGTGATCTGGCCCAACCGCAAGCAGATGGTCACCTATACGAGCGTTGTTCTGGTGTTCGTGATCTTCATGGTCGCGTTCATCAGCGGGTTGGATCTGGCGTTCATCAAAGGTGTCAACTGGCTCTTCGGCTAG
- the nusG gene encoding transcription termination/antitermination protein NusG: MSTPENGTTDEFQVDDVVDDETITGAEESDDFADAEPVADLSAPVDAEPADPVAEMKAALRRAPGDWYVIHSYAGYENKVKANLETRVQNLGLEDYIFQVEVPTEEVTEIKNGQKKNVNRKVLPGYILVRMELNDESWGAVRNTPGVTGFVGATSRPSPLSIDDVVKFLVPASQQKKAAAPAAAAAATSGASGESVAAKPIIEVDFEVGESVTVMDGPFATLPASISEVNAEQQKLKVLVSIFGRETPVELAFTQVAKI; this comes from the coding sequence GTGAGCACCCCGGAGAACGGCACAACCGACGAATTCCAGGTCGACGACGTGGTGGACGACGAAACCATCACCGGCGCCGAGGAATCCGACGACTTCGCGGACGCGGAGCCGGTCGCCGATCTCTCCGCACCTGTCGACGCCGAGCCGGCCGATCCGGTCGCCGAGATGAAGGCCGCGCTGCGTCGCGCGCCCGGTGACTGGTACGTCATCCACTCCTACGCCGGGTACGAGAACAAGGTGAAAGCCAATCTCGAGACCCGCGTGCAGAACCTCGGTCTCGAGGACTACATCTTCCAGGTCGAGGTGCCGACCGAAGAGGTCACCGAGATCAAGAACGGCCAGAAGAAGAACGTCAACCGCAAGGTGCTGCCGGGTTACATCCTGGTCCGCATGGAGCTGAACGACGAGTCGTGGGGCGCGGTGCGCAACACGCCGGGCGTCACCGGCTTCGTCGGCGCTACTTCTCGCCCCTCGCCGCTGTCCATCGACGACGTGGTCAAGTTCCTGGTGCCGGCCTCGCAGCAGAAGAAGGCCGCCGCTCCGGCCGCCGCCGCTGCCGCGACCTCCGGTGCTTCGGGCGAATCCGTCGCCGCCAAGCCGATCATCGAGGTCGACTTCGAGGTCGGCGAGTCGGTCACCGTCATGGACGGTCCGTTCGCGACGCTGCCCGCCTCCATCTCCGAGGTCAATGCCGAGCAGCAGAAGCTCAAGGTGCTGGTCTCCATCTTCGGCCGCGAGACCCCGGTCGAGCTGGCGTTCACGCAGGTTGCGAAGATCTAA
- the rplK gene encoding 50S ribosomal protein L11 yields the protein MPPKKKKVAGLIKLQIQAGQANPAPPVGPALGQHGVNIMEFCKAYNAATESQRGNVIPVEITVYEDRSFDFKLKTPPAARLLLKAAGVQKGSAEPHRTKVAQVTMDQIREIAKTKQEDLNANDIDAAAKIIAGTARSMGITIAE from the coding sequence ATGCCCCCCAAGAAGAAGAAGGTCGCTGGGCTCATCAAGCTCCAGATCCAGGCCGGCCAGGCCAACCCGGCTCCGCCGGTGGGTCCGGCGCTGGGTCAGCACGGCGTCAACATCATGGAGTTCTGCAAGGCGTACAACGCGGCGACCGAGTCGCAGCGTGGCAACGTCATCCCGGTCGAGATCACGGTCTACGAAGACCGCTCGTTCGACTTCAAGCTGAAGACGCCGCCCGCCGCGCGTCTGCTGCTGAAGGCCGCCGGTGTGCAGAAGGGCTCCGCCGAGCCGCACCGCACCAAGGTCGCCCAGGTCACCATGGATCAGATCCGCGAGATCGCCAAGACCAAGCAGGAAGACCTCAACGCCAACGACATCGACGCCGCGGCGAAGATCATCGCTGGTACCGCCCGCTCGATGGGTATCACCATCGCGGAGTAA